A stretch of Bacillota bacterium DNA encodes these proteins:
- the csrA gene encoding carbon storage regulator CsrA: MLVLTRKAKQSIMIGDGIEITVVEIKGEAVKIAIDAPRHVPVHRKEVYEEIQRENRTAAAASLEAVSGISGLIRDKA; encoded by the coding sequence ATGCTCGTCTTGACCCGGAAAGCGAAACAAAGCATCATGATCGGTGACGGCATCGAGATCACGGTGGTGGAGATCAAAGGCGAAGCAGTGAAGATTGCGATTGACGCGCCAAGGCACGTCCCCGTACACCGCAAAGAGGTGTATGAGGAGATTCAAAGAGAGAACCGCACCGCGGCCGCTGCCTCCCTCGAAGCGGTGAGCGGTATCAGTGGGTTGATCCGCGACAAGGCCTGA